The Tolypothrix sp. NIES-4075 DNA window CAATAGGAGGTCTACAAACTCTTATTAGCGTTGATAAAGATTATGTTCCTAGCCGGGTATCTTATAAACTAAATCTCACTGGACCAAGTGTTAGTGTCGGCACAGCTTGTTCTAGTTCATTGGTTGCAGTTCATTTAGCATGTCAAAGCTTGTTGAGTGGCGAATGTAATATGGCTTTGGCTGCTGGTGTTGCTGTCAAAGTTCCCCAGAACGAATTAACATTATCTCCAGGAGAAATTATTTCACCTGATGGACATTGCAGAGCATTTGATGCTGAGGCAAACGGTACAATTGGCGGTAATGGTATCGGCGTTGTGGTACTCAAACGTCTAGAAGATGCGATCGCCGATCAGGACTATATCTATGCAGTTATTAAAGGCTCGGCAATTAATAATGACGGTGGTGCAAAAATCGGTTACACAGCACCCAGTGAGGATGGTCAAGCCAGGGTTATTCACGCTGCTCAAGTGATGGCTGAAGTCGCACCAGAAACTATCACTTATATGGAAGCTCACGGAACTGGTACCCCTTTGGGTGATCCAATTGAAATTGCAGCGATGACGCAGGCATTTAGAGTTAGTACGCAAAAGAAAGGTTACTGTGCGATCGGTTCGGTAAAAACTAACGTCGGGCATTTGGATGCAGCAGCCGGAATTACTGGTTTAATCAAGACATCTCTAGCACTGCACCATAAGCTACTACCACCCAGCATCAACTTTGAGACGCCGAATCCGCAGATAGATTTTGAAAATAGCCCGTTTTACGTCAATAATCAGCTTGCTGAGTGGAAAACTAATAATATACCCCGTCGTGCTGGTGTTAGTTCCTTTGGAATTGGTGGTACAAACGCCCACGTAATTCTTGAAGAAGCTCCTCCCGTAGAAGCTTCCAGTTCTTCCCGTTCTCAGCAATTACTGCTACTTTCTGCTAAAACTGCTACAGCACTACAAACTGCTACGGCTAATCTGGTGCATCATTTCAAACAGCATCCAACAGAAAATCTTGCTGATATCGCCTACACTCTCCAGGTTGGTCGTCAGGTGTTTAATCATCGTTGCATGGTTGTGGTAGAAAATAGTGCAGATGCGATCGCAGTCTTGGAATCACTTGATGGGAAAAGGGTAATTACTCAATTTCAGGAAGCAGACTTGAGTTCTGTAGTGTTTATGTTTACTGGTCAAGGCTCACAGTATGCAAACATGGCAAAGGAACTCTATCAGACTGAGGCTAAATTTCGCCAAGAATGCGATCGCTGTTGTGAATTACTCCAACCTTATCTAGGCTTTGATTTACGCTCTTATCTTTATCCCAGCAAGGCAGAAACAGCAACAGCAACGCAGCAATTACAGCAAACTTCTATTGCCCAACCAGCATTGTTTGTGATTGAGTACGCTCTAGCTCAATTATGGATATCCTGGGGAATAGTTCCTCAAGTTATGATTGGTCATAGTATTGGGGAATATGTAGCTGCAACTTTGGCTGGTGTTTTCTCTCTAGAAGACGCTTTATCGCTAGTAGCAAAGCGCGGAAAACTGATGCAACAACTACCCACGGGTGCGATGTTGTCCGTCAGTTTATCAAAAGAAGAAGTGCAGCTACTTTTAAATAGTCAACTTTCTTTGGCAGCTACTAATGCCCCATCTTTGAGTGTAGTTTCCGGTTCTCTAGAAGCGATAGAAGAACTAGAACAACAACTGATTTCTAAAGGTGTAGATTATCGCCGTCTGCATACTTCCCATGCCTTTCATTCTGCAATGATGGACTCGATGATCGAGCCTTTCACTGAGTACTTAAAAAAAGTCAATTTCAACCCTCCACAAATTCCGTTTATTTCTAACCTCACTGGTACTTGGATTACTCCAAAAGAAGCAACAGACCCGCATTATTGGGCGCAACATCTGCGGCAAAGAGTCAGATTTTCTGAAGGAATCGCTGAGTTATTGTCAGATGCCAATCGAATATTTTTAGAAGTTGGTCCAGGACGGACATTAAGCACTTTAACTAAACAGCAAGCATCTGGAAAATTGGTACTTTCTTCCCTGCGTCACCCGAAAGATGAACAATCTGATGTAGCATTTTTGCTAAACACATTAGGTAAACTTTGGTTAACAGGAATATCGGTAAATTGGTCGGAATTTTACGCTCAAGAAAAACGCCATCGCTTACCTTTACCGACTTATCCATTTGAGCGTCAGCGTTATTGGATTGACCCTCCACAGCCATCAATTAGTAGTCAGCAATTAACTTTAGAAGCAAAGCCAGATATTGCTGATTGGTTTTATATTCCATCTTGGAAACGCTCTATTGTGCAATTACATCAAAAGCAGGTTAAGTCGTGCTATCTCGTGTTTCTCGATGAATGCGGCTTGGGTGTTCAACTGGTAAAACAACTGCAAAATCAGGGTCAGGAAGTGATTAGCGTGAGTGCAGGGTCAGAGTTTGCCCAACAAGGGGAGGATGTATATACTATCAATCCCCAACAGCGTCATGATTACGATGCCTTGCTTAAAGCACTCATAACACAAAATAAGAGTCCCAAAACAATTGTTCATTTATGGACGGTTACACCAAATGAACACACAAATGATATACAAGCAACAGGATTTTACAGTTTGCTATTTCTCGCTCAGGCAATTGGGAAACAAAACTTAACTGATGATTTGCAAATTACGGTCATCTCCAATCATTTACAGGAAGTCACTAAAGAGGAAATACTTTATCCAGAGAAAGCAACTTTACTTGGTGCTGTAAAAACTATTCCTCAAGAATACCCAAACATCAATTGTCGAAGTGTTGATGTAATTCTTGGACAAGAAGAGAAATTTATAAAGCAACTGCTAACAGAAATCACAACACCAAGCGCGGATAAAATTATTGCCTACCGTGGAAATAATCGTTGGGTACAAACTTTTGAACCAGTCCAATTAAATGAAACTGAAGAAACACCGTATTTGCGTCCAAGGGGAGTTTATCTAATTACCGGTGGACTGGGAGGTATTGGTCTTGTTTTAGCCGAATATTTGGCGAAAACTGTACAAGCAAAATTGGTTTTGATAGGACGTTCTACTTTACCAAAACCAGAGGAGTGGTCACAATGGCTAGCCACTCATAATCAGCAAGATGCTGTCAGTGAGAAGATTTGCAAAATACGCGAACTCGAACAAATGGGTGCAGAAGTTTTGCTAGTCAGTGCT harbors:
- a CDS encoding type I polyketide synthase, translated to MNSESNGLEIAIIGISGRFAGSKNLQEFWHNLMNGVELTSVFPNNDNNQGKIKAGSVLENIDLFDASFFGFSPREAEILDPQHRLFLECAWEALETAGYDSQREKSAIGIYAGVGMGYYLYYNLYPNHDLMQSIGGLQTLISVDKDYVPSRVSYKLNLTGPSVSVGTACSSSLVAVHLACQSLLSGECNMALAAGVAVKVPQNELTLSPGEIISPDGHCRAFDAEANGTIGGNGIGVVVLKRLEDAIADQDYIYAVIKGSAINNDGGAKIGYTAPSEDGQARVIHAAQVMAEVAPETITYMEAHGTGTPLGDPIEIAAMTQAFRVSTQKKGYCAIGSVKTNVGHLDAAAGITGLIKTSLALHHKLLPPSINFETPNPQIDFENSPFYVNNQLAEWKTNNIPRRAGVSSFGIGGTNAHVILEEAPPVEASSSSRSQQLLLLSAKTATALQTATANLVHHFKQHPTENLADIAYTLQVGRQVFNHRCMVVVENSADAIAVLESLDGKRVITQFQEADLSSVVFMFTGQGSQYANMAKELYQTEAKFRQECDRCCELLQPYLGFDLRSYLYPSKAETATATQQLQQTSIAQPALFVIEYALAQLWISWGIVPQVMIGHSIGEYVAATLAGVFSLEDALSLVAKRGKLMQQLPTGAMLSVSLSKEEVQLLLNSQLSLAATNAPSLSVVSGSLEAIEELEQQLISKGVDYRRLHTSHAFHSAMMDSMIEPFTEYLKKVNFNPPQIPFISNLTGTWITPKEATDPHYWAQHLRQRVRFSEGIAELLSDANRIFLEVGPGRTLSTLTKQQASGKLVLSSLRHPKDEQSDVAFLLNTLGKLWLTGISVNWSEFYAQEKRHRLPLPTYPFERQRYWIDPPQPSISSQQLTLEAKPDIADWFYIPSWKRSIVQLHQKQVKSCYLVFLDECGLGVQLVKQLQNQGQEVISVSAGSEFAQQGEDVYTINPQQRHDYDALLKALITQNKSPKTIVHLWTVTPNEHTNDIQATGFYSLLFLAQAIGKQNLTDDLQITVISNHLQEVTKEEILYPEKATLLGAVKTIPQEYPNINCRSVDVILGQEEKFIKQLLTEITTPSADKIIAYRGNNRWVQTFEPVQLNETEETPYLRPRGVYLITGGLGGIGLVLAEYLAKTVQAKLVLIGRSTLPKPEEWSQWLATHNQQDAVSEKICKIRELEQMGAEVLLVSADVSNLEQMQHSLAIAQQRFGQINGVIHAAGVPGGGVIQRKTLSETEKIFAPKVTGTLVLDTVLKDIQLDFFVLCSSLASVLGGFGQVDYCAANAFLDAFAHYKNSTNSTYTTCINWDAWQEVGMAAEAANKFTPQSKAVTHPLFDQCLVESSEQEIYISKLNVSQHWVLNEHRFQGKAILPGTAYLEMATAAWKNYTNHQDETIELREVCFLNPLIVEENEEKEIRTILQKKETGFEFSIISQSTANSEQWQQHATGKIANLKSDKIARFAINEIEAVCNHREIIDYKPAADFIKFGQRWNNLKQIKIGNNQGLALLELPEVCIADLNSFQLHPALLDFATGFMMMQLKTEATNYLPFLYKQINIKGCLPAKIYSHIQSLDSNQQQTDTLKFNISIMDDQGTELVTITEYTLRKVNEHISSSQHH